A stretch of the Actinotalea sp. JY-7876 genome encodes the following:
- a CDS encoding ADP-ribosylglycohydrolase family protein: MTRSGTGVGVADPAVRDRAAGVLAGMACGDALGAPYEFGPPLPDDVEVAMIGGGDLGWAPGEWTDDTQMAVVILQAAEEARRRGAALTDLLDDVAAGWAQWAGTATDVGIQTSRVIDAASDAGQVTAAAMRAAARELHELTGRTGGNGSLMRTAPVALAYLDDEAGMVAAARAVSELTHRDPDAGDACVLWCAAIRLAVLDGVVDVRDGLRLLDADRRDLWEARLADAEGRRPADFTKNGWVVEALQAAWSAVVGTPVPDADPADHLRLALEAAVRGGRDADTVAAIAGALLGARWGASAVPGPWRDVVHGWPGLRLTELAERGLALTGLPS, from the coding sequence ATGACCCGTTCCGGCACCGGTGTCGGCGTCGCGGATCCGGCGGTCCGCGACCGCGCCGCGGGCGTGCTGGCCGGCATGGCCTGCGGCGACGCCCTGGGGGCACCGTACGAGTTCGGGCCGCCGCTGCCCGACGACGTCGAGGTCGCCATGATCGGGGGCGGCGACCTGGGCTGGGCCCCGGGCGAGTGGACCGACGACACCCAGATGGCCGTCGTGATCCTGCAGGCGGCCGAGGAGGCGCGGCGCCGCGGCGCCGCGCTGACGGACCTGCTCGACGACGTCGCCGCCGGCTGGGCGCAGTGGGCCGGGACCGCGACCGACGTCGGCATCCAGACGAGCCGCGTGATCGACGCGGCGTCGGACGCCGGGCAGGTCACCGCCGCCGCGATGCGGGCCGCCGCACGCGAGCTGCACGAGCTCACGGGCCGCACCGGGGGCAACGGCTCGCTCATGCGGACCGCGCCGGTCGCGCTCGCCTACCTCGACGACGAGGCCGGCATGGTGGCGGCCGCCCGGGCCGTCAGCGAGCTGACGCACCGCGACCCCGACGCCGGTGACGCGTGCGTGCTCTGGTGCGCCGCGATCCGGCTCGCGGTGCTCGACGGCGTGGTGGACGTGCGTGACGGCCTGCGGCTGCTCGACGCCGACCGCCGGGACCTCTGGGAGGCGCGCCTGGCCGACGCGGAGGGGCGGCGGCCGGCCGACTTCACGAAGAACGGCTGGGTGGTCGAGGCCCTCCAGGCGGCGTGGTCCGCGGTCGTCGGCACGCCCGTCCCGGACGCCGACCCCGCGGACCACCTGCGGCTGGCCCTCGAGGCGGCGGTGCGCGGGGGCCGCGACGCCGACACCGTCGCGGCCATCGCCGGCGCCCTGCTCGGCGCCCGCTGGGGCGCCTCGGCGGTGCCGGGGCCGTGGCGCGACGTCGTGCACGGCTGGCCCGGGCTGCGGCTGACGGAGCTGGCGGAGCGCGGCCTGGCGCTCACCGGTCTGCCGTCGTAG